A DNA window from Trichosurus vulpecula isolate mTriVul1 chromosome 2, mTriVul1.pri, whole genome shotgun sequence contains the following coding sequences:
- the LOC118838685 gene encoding 60S ribosomal protein L11-like, whose amino-acid sequence MAQDQGEKENPMRELRIRKLCLNICVGESGDRLTRAAKVLEQLTGQTPVFSKARYTVRSFGIRRNEKIAVHCTVRGAKAEEILEKGLKVREYELRKNNFSDTGNFGFGIQEHIDLGIIYDPSIGIYGLDFYVVLGRPGFSIADKKRRTGCIGAKHRIGKEEAIRWFQQK is encoded by the coding sequence ATGGCGCAAGATCAAGGTGAAAAGGAAAACCCCATGCGGGAACTGCGCATCCGTAAGCTCTGCCTCAACATCTGTGTTGGGGAGAGTGGAGACAGACTGACCCGGGCAGCCAAAGTGTTGGAGCAGCTCACAGGCCAAACCCCAGTGTTCTCCAAAGCTCGCTATACTGTCAGGTCTTTTGGCATCAGGAGAAATGAGAAGATCGCTGTTCACTGTACAGTCCGTGGGGCCAAAGCTGAAGAGATTCTGGAGAAGGGGCTGAAGGTGCGAGAATATGAGTTAAGGAAAAATAACTTCTCAGACACCGGCAACTTCGGCTTTGGTATCCAAGAGCATATTGATCTGGGGATTATATACGACCCAAGCATCGGCATCTACGGCTTGGACTTCTATGTGGTGCTGGGCAGGCCCGGGTTCAGCATTGCAGACAAGAAGCGTAGGACAGGCTGCATTGGGGCCAAACACAGAATTGGCAAAGAGGAAGCCATTCGCTGGTTCCAGCAGAAGTAG